The bacterium genomic sequence TGAATTTCGGGCCCGTACGAAACGCGCGCGCGCACCTCGCCAAGCCGCGTCATCACGACGCGCACCGACACCGTGAAACGCGCGCCCGCCGCGCCGCCCGGTCCTTGCGCGTCCGCGTCGCCGCGCGCGATCCAAAGGCGCATCGGCGAGGCCTCCGCCGACAACGCCGGCCACTCAAGGAAAATCATGCCGTGATCGCGCCAAAGACCGGCGTTGGCGCGTTGGTGCGTTTCGATCGTCTGACGCATGGTCGAAAGGCCCTTCAAAAACCGCTCGACCTCCTCGAACTCGAATCCGTCGCGCACCAATTCGACAAAATCGCCCTGCACCGCGTTTGCCGCGCGCTCGATGACGCGCGAGATCGCCTCGGGTGTTCGCCGGAAAAATCGCAGGAGCCGATGGGCGTCCGGCAGGGCGAGTTCGCCGACGAGCGCGGCCAGGCCCGCGGCGGTCGGACTCGGCCCGAAAAGCGCGCCAAGGCGCATGCGAAGATCGGCGACGGCCGGCCCGGCCGCGCCACCCGCGAGTTGACGGAATATCCGCCCGGCCATTGTCGAGGCGACGCGGTCCGCGGCGCTGCCGAACGACGGTCCGCCCGACGCGCGCGGCGTGGACGTCCGGACATCAACGTCGTCGGGCTCTCCGGGCGCGACGGACCGCGAAGCCGGCTCGGCACGCGCGGGCTCGGCATCGGTTTCGCGCGCCGGCGCGCCGTGAGCCGCGTGATGGCGTGCGGCGAACGCGCCCGCGCCATCGGGCCGCAGGGTTTTCAACGCCGCGGGCGACGCAAGTCTTGATCGAACGACAAGGGAATCGGACATCAGATCTTCAGATCGATCCGGCGCGGGCGCGGCGCGTCGTCGCCGTCCGGCGCGGCGGGCGTCTTCTTGGCGGACGCCGTGTCCGCGCTTTGAATCGTCACGATTTCCTCGGGTTCGCGGGCATCGGATTCATCTTCCGGGTCCGCGCCGGGGCGGCGGCGTTCGCGCTCGCGCTCGCGGAATCGCTTGGCGATTCCCGCAAGACCTCCGACGACCGGCGAGATGCCGGGAATTCTTGTCGCCGGGTCGTCGGCCATCGCGATCGCCTTTCGCGCCTAACCGTCGAAGACCTTGTTGATCTTCTGCCGCAGGATTTCCGCGGTGAACGGCTTGACGATGAAATTGGAAACACCGCTTTGCACGGCCTGGATGATCTTTTCCTTTTCGGCCTCGGCCGTGATCATGATGAACGGGATGTCCTTCAGGGAGGGGTCGTTGCGGACCTCCTGCAGGAACTCCAGCCCGGTCATCCTCGGCATGTTCCAGTCGGAAATGATCAGGTCCACCTTCTCCTGGCGCACCATCTCAAGGCCGCTGGCCCCGTCCTCGGCCTCGACCACATTCTGAAAACCGAGCTGGCGCAACAGGTTCTTGATGATGCGCCGCATGGTGGAAAAGTCGTCCACCGTGATGATTTTCATATTCGCGTCCGTGGGCATCATGCCGGCTCCTTGGGCCTTCGAGGACGAAATCCCGCCTTCCCATGGCAGGGCGCCGCCGTCGGGACGACGGCTATCTACCGTTATCGGGTCGTCGCGTTCCGGACTTGAACCGTCAGCCGTTCTCCTGCATGTGGCGTTTCAACTTTCCGCGCAGGCGCAAGATCGCCTTGTTGTGGATCTGGCTCACGCGGCTTTCCGTGATGCCGAGAACCAGACCGATCTCTTTCATCGTCAGT encodes the following:
- a CDS encoding chemotaxis response regulator CheY, encoding MPTDANMKIITVDDFSTMRRIIKNLLRQLGFQNVVEAEDGASGLEMVRQEKVDLIISDWNMPRMTGLEFLQEVRNDPSLKDIPFIMITAEAEKEKIIQAVQSGVSNFIVKPFTAEILRQKINKVFDG